Proteins from a genomic interval of Paenibacillus sp. RC334:
- a CDS encoding S16 family serine protease — protein sequence MKRINQNRAFFTTGYVLILAAMVYVLVYMPTPYLIYGPGGANEIKPMVTIQEGDRSERGTFMMTTVSARYANVIMLGISKLDANSEIQRKEDRLHGRSEDEYAAEQVWYMGDSQSSAMEAAYARADIPYRIVPDYVYVFKVPGSNSMFHPGDEILELNGVKVADNRSIRNALEDEKAGTMAKVKLKRDGKLLTVQAPLMTITDSETGKQRPGFGVSIATVQKVEPKDERKTIHFTSTDVGGPSAGLMFTMEIYNQLTPGDLSKGYRVAGTGTIDKSGKVGAIGGAKYKIVAADRQGAELFFVPADNYKEAKAKAEQIGTKMKLVPVRKLDDALTYMEKLPIKP from the coding sequence ATGAAGCGAATAAACCAGAATAGAGCTTTTTTTACAACCGGATATGTTCTGATCCTGGCCGCTATGGTCTATGTGCTGGTATATATGCCAACCCCATATCTGATCTATGGACCCGGTGGGGCAAATGAAATCAAGCCGATGGTAACCATTCAGGAAGGCGACCGAAGCGAACGGGGGACCTTTATGATGACGACGGTATCTGCGCGTTACGCTAATGTCATTATGCTGGGTATATCGAAGCTGGATGCCAATTCGGAGATTCAGCGCAAGGAGGATCGACTGCACGGCAGGAGCGAAGACGAATATGCAGCAGAGCAGGTGTGGTATATGGGAGATTCCCAGTCTTCTGCGATGGAGGCTGCTTATGCCCGGGCCGATATTCCTTATCGCATTGTGCCGGATTATGTGTATGTATTTAAGGTGCCCGGCTCAAATAGTATGTTTCATCCCGGAGATGAAATTCTGGAGCTGAACGGGGTGAAGGTGGCGGATAATCGTTCCATCCGAAACGCCTTGGAGGATGAAAAGGCAGGAACCATGGCCAAAGTGAAGCTAAAACGTGATGGCAAGCTGCTGACGGTGCAAGCTCCATTAATGACCATCACAGACAGCGAGACGGGCAAGCAACGACCCGGTTTTGGAGTCAGCATTGCCACGGTTCAGAAAGTAGAGCCGAAGGATGAACGTAAAACGATTCATTTTACGTCAACAGATGTAGGCGGACCCTCGGCTGGTTTGATGTTTACGATGGAGATCTATAACCAACTGACACCGGGTGATCTGAGCAAGGGATATCGTGTTGCCGGTACGGGTACGATTGATAAGAGCGGTAAAGTTGGAGCGATCGGCGGTGCAAAGTATAAAATTGTCGCCGCTGACCGTCAGGGTGCTGAATTGTTTTTCGTCCCGGCGGACAATTATAAGGAAGCCAAGGCCAAAGCCGAGCAAATCGGAACCAAGATGAAGCTCGTTCCGGTTCGCAAGCTTGACGATGCGTTAACTTATATGGAAAAGCTCCCGATCAAACCATGA